The following proteins come from a genomic window of Mycolicibacterium rufum:
- a CDS encoding SDR family oxidoreductase: MTEPVVDLDFPLTGKTAVVTGGGSGIGAAIASAFATKGARIAVVDLNADAAQRHADTVGNDSRGFRCDVSDPASVTATVDEVLAAFGRIDILVNSAGVAMLAPAEDLPLNAWDTTIDVNLKGTFLVCQAVGRHMLDSGGGAIVNMASQAATVALDQHVAYCASKFGVVGVTKVLASEWGGRGVRVNCISPTVVLTELGHKAWDGPRGDELKKHIPVGRFAYPNEIAAAAVFLASEAAAMITGADLLIDGGYTIR; the protein is encoded by the coding sequence ATGACGGAGCCCGTCGTCGACCTCGACTTCCCCCTGACCGGGAAGACCGCCGTCGTGACCGGAGGGGGATCGGGCATCGGCGCCGCGATCGCGTCGGCGTTCGCGACCAAGGGCGCGCGCATCGCCGTCGTCGACCTCAACGCCGACGCCGCACAGCGCCACGCCGACACGGTCGGTAACGACAGTCGCGGATTCCGTTGCGACGTTTCGGATCCCGCGTCGGTGACCGCGACCGTCGACGAGGTGCTCGCGGCGTTCGGCCGGATCGACATCCTGGTCAACAGCGCGGGCGTCGCCATGCTCGCCCCGGCCGAGGACCTGCCGTTGAACGCCTGGGACACCACCATCGACGTCAACCTCAAGGGCACGTTCCTGGTCTGCCAGGCGGTCGGCCGCCACATGCTCGACTCCGGTGGCGGCGCGATCGTGAACATGGCCTCCCAGGCGGCCACCGTGGCACTGGACCAGCACGTCGCCTACTGCGCGTCGAAGTTCGGCGTGGTCGGGGTGACCAAGGTGCTGGCCTCGGAGTGGGGCGGCCGCGGCGTGCGGGTCAACTGCATCTCACCGACCGTCGTGCTGACCGAGCTGGGTCACAAGGCCTGGGACGGGCCGCGCGGCGACGAGCTCAAGAAGCACATCCCCGTCGGCCGGTTCGCCTATCCGAACGAGATCGCCGCTGCTGCAGTGTTTCTCGCCTCGGAGGCGGCCGCGATGATCACCGGGGCGGACCTGCTGATCGACGGCGGCTACACGATCCGCTGA